Within the Paenibacillus pabuli genome, the region CCAAAGTATCTATTGAATGAATCAATAAAAACCCTTCACAGGCCTGCTGTGCCGGAGGGTTTTTGGTCATATCCATATTTCTTCCAGTTACTCTCCGGGCTCTTTAGGGTACTATCTAACCAAATGCATGAAGAGCGGGAATGCTATTTCATAAGAAAGGAGCAAGTCATGAAAAGAAAACATCCTTCCGGGAAAAAAGGACAAACGGCCAAAAGCAAGCCGCTCCGAAATCGGACACATAAATTTATTGCCGGATTATTGAGTGCGATCATTCCTGGTCTGGGTCATATCTATTTGCGGCTGTATATGAGAGGTCTGACTTTCATGCTGCTTGTACTGCTCGATCTGTCGGCACTTTTGTATTTTTCGTCTATTGGCATACAGATTAACGTGCCCCTTTTAATTTTGCTCGCTTTGTTCATTCCGGTGATCTACTTTTACAATGTATTCGATGTACTGCAATCCGCGGATTGGGTCATGATGCGGAGGCGTAGAGCTGCAACTCATGGAAATATGGACAAGCCTCTAATGAACGAGCGGGCTGTAGGTGAAGCCTTTATGGTGTGGGAGCGAGGGGTTTCGTTTGGACTGCTGCTTATTGTGGGTGGCGGACTGATGGTTATGTTCTTCCGCAAACCTCGCTGGTTTCAGGAAATGCTCGCTCTATATGGAGGATATGTTTTTGCAGGTTTGCTGATTATTGTAGGGCTGATCCTGTTCGGACGTGAGATTTGGGTTATGCTGCGCAAAAAGAAAGTCTAGATCAGAAGGGTTGAGGAGGGAAAGTGATGAACCGTAAAGTCCGGGTCGGTCGCTATACGGCTGCCGCCTTAATCGTAGCGGTCGGTGTGCTGTTGATTTTGGATAAACGGTGGGGAACTGACTACGTATATGAAATGGTCGACTGGTGGCCATTGCTGCTTATCGCATTGGGTGTGGAATACATACTGTTATTTCTGTGGACGCGCAGCAAGAAAAAGACATCAGCAGATGAGCTGCAGGATGAGAAAGTGAAGATGCGTTTCAGGCCGGATGCGAAAGGCATTCTGGCTTCCCTCGTGCTAACGGCTGCCGTATTTATTGTGACAGAGCAGGACCACTACATGCACTTGTGGAACAGGGTGAGCCTTAATCTGGGAGCAGCCTCCATGGACTATAGCCAGGCAGCGGGGTACATGCAAGACAAGGGTACGATCCGTGTGCCTGTTGGTATGAATACTTCCGATCTTGTCGTACAGGGGGTTAATGGGGACATCTCGGTACAGCGCGGAGATACGGAAGAGATTGAGGTACGAACTGTAGTATGGGTAGATAAGACAACCGAAGTAGAAGCAAAGGCCGTGGCAGATGCATCATTTGTTGAAACGGATGGTACTAAGGTTATTCACATAACGGCAACGGGCAAGACTTACGGAGAAAACGATAAAACACAGCCACGAATGAATATGACGATTACGATTCCGGATGACCGGCGATTTAATCTGGACATTCGCACATCCAACGGAGCCATATTACTAAATCGGCCAGAGGCAATTAGCACCATTTTGGCTGAAACGGGGAATGGACGTATCCGGATTACGAATGCGGTAGGTGACATTACGGGCAAAACGTTGAATGGCGATGTCATTGTAGCCAATGCGATGGGGAATGTCGATCTGGATAGTAACCGGGGAGATATGAAAGCACGCGGAGTTTCAGGGGATGTAGATCTGACGACACAGGTAGGAAGCATTAGCATTACGGATTCAATCGGTGAATTTACCGCTGAAACACGGAACGGAAATATTACGCTGGATGGCGCAAACCTTGCGATCAGGGCTCAATCCCTGAATGGCAGCATCAGCATCGTTTCCTCCAAAGTAGGTGGGGATTGGGATGTATACAGTGCTGTTGGTGCAATCAGCATTTTATTGCCTCATCAGGGGGATTACAGTCTGAGCGGGTCCAGCAGTTATGGTGATCTGAAGACGGACCTGCCGTTTACAGTGCAAAATAAAACGATTGAAGGCCAGCTTGGCGAAGGAGAATATACGGTTAAAATCGAAGGGAACAGCGACCTTACCATTAATCGAAACCCGGATGTACCTTCGGCTGATGCGAACACTTCTAACCCGGAAGACACAGATGACGATTCGGAGCAGAACCAAGGTAACGGGGAGAATTCCCAGGACAATACGTCTGAAGTTCGGTAACTGCCGCGTTGACAATAAACTTACAATCGCCGTACAATAAAATAATATATGGCAAGGTTACACGGCAGGAAAGATTAAAAGTCCTGTTCCTTGTCAAGAATCAACTCTGTTGAATAAGATGATAATGAGTCTTGTTACTTCAGGAGAATGAAAGGTAAGGCGGTGGGTTTTATGGCAACACGTGTCCAACATGCGTTGGAGCATCTGAAAACGACCGGTGTCCGTATTACACCCCAGCGCCATGCCATATTGAATTATCTGATGGAATCCATGGGGCATCCGACTGCCGATGAAATTTACCGTGCGCTTGAACCCCAATTTCCCAGTATGAGCGTGGCGACTGTATATAACAATTTGAAGATGTTTCTGGAGGCCGGCATGGTCCGGGAATTGACATACGGAGATAACTCCAGCCGCTTCGATGCCAATGTGACGGATCATTACCATGTCATTTGTGATAAATGCGGTAAAATTGAAGATTTCAGTTATCCTTCGCTCAAAAGCGTTGAGCTCCAGGCGGAATCAAGTACCGGATTTGAAGTCCACGGACACCGGTTGGAAGTTTATGGTGTTTGTAAAAGTTGCAGGGATTAAGAGAGTTGAATTACAATATTAGCGTGCAGAATTCAGTTTGGATTCTACACGTTTTTTGTTTTTTTAGGGCAAAGGAATACATGCATGATTTTCACGCGGCAATTATATCTTCATGATTCAGCATGATTAACGGAGGTAGGCGTTTGAGTAGAAAAAGCAGATATACACGACAGAAGAAGAGGCGCTCGTTTTGGCCTGGTTTTTTGGGAGCTTGCCTTATTGCAGGGGGGGCTTACTGGTTTATAACGAATGTTTGGCTGAACCAAGTTCACGAAGACCCCGATTGGATCGGAATGAATCAGCCTGTTTTTGTGGATGGTCAGTTGATGGATGGCGAAGCTTCGGGAACAGGGGAACAGCTTAAGCTGCCTGTGAACGTACTGCAGGAGGCCATTGATCCGGGCATACGTTACGAAGCGGACACGGGGGATATTATTATTGCGACTCCGCAACGTGTCCTTCATATGAAGGAAGGCAGCACCAAGGCTGAGCTTAATCATAAGGATTATCCGATGCCAGTTGAGCCTGAGGTTATTGGAGGAGAGGCATACATCCCCCTTAAAC harbors:
- a CDS encoding DUF4097 family beta strand repeat-containing protein, translated to MNRKVRVGRYTAAALIVAVGVLLILDKRWGTDYVYEMVDWWPLLLIALGVEYILLFLWTRSKKKTSADELQDEKVKMRFRPDAKGILASLVLTAAVFIVTEQDHYMHLWNRVSLNLGAASMDYSQAAGYMQDKGTIRVPVGMNTSDLVVQGVNGDISVQRGDTEEIEVRTVVWVDKTTEVEAKAVADASFVETDGTKVIHITATGKTYGENDKTQPRMNMTITIPDDRRFNLDIRTSNGAILLNRPEAISTILAETGNGRIRITNAVGDITGKTLNGDVIVANAMGNVDLDSNRGDMKARGVSGDVDLTTQVGSISITDSIGEFTAETRNGNITLDGANLAIRAQSLNGSISIVSSKVGGDWDVYSAVGAISILLPHQGDYSLSGSSSYGDLKTDLPFTVQNKTIEGQLGEGEYTVKIEGNSDLTINRNPDVPSADANTSNPEDTDDDSEQNQGNGENSQDNTSEVR
- the perR gene encoding peroxide-responsive transcriptional repressor PerR, which codes for MATRVQHALEHLKTTGVRITPQRHAILNYLMESMGHPTADEIYRALEPQFPSMSVATVYNNLKMFLEAGMVRELTYGDNSSRFDANVTDHYHVICDKCGKIEDFSYPSLKSVELQAESSTGFEVHGHRLEVYGVCKSCRD